The Ovis canadensis isolate MfBH-ARS-UI-01 breed Bighorn chromosome 24, ARS-UI_OviCan_v2, whole genome shotgun sequence DNA window CAAGGTCCTGCCGTCTGGCACAGGGTCTTGCTCAATGCTACGTGACAACTTCAATAGGGGAGtctggggagaatggatccatgtacaTGTCTGGCTGAGTTGTTTTGCTGGGCGCCTGAAACTATCGCAATATCATtgatcggctataccccaatataaaataaaaagttaagaaacAATGAAGGCTAGTGAGTGAAAGCAGTGGATAGATAATCAAGTGAGATGAGGGCATGACTGGGTGTAAGAAGGAATGAATGAGTGTCTGGATAACGGAGTGAGGCCACTAATCAAGAAAGCGCTTAGGGAAAGCTGAGACGAATGGACGAAGAAGCTAGTGATGGGGGCCGGCTGGCCTTACAGAGGCCAGTCCTGCCGTGAGCATCCTCCCCTCCTCCAACCCCACACACCCTTTGACCTGCGCAGAGAGCGTGGAGCGGTTCTACCAGTCGCTACGGGACAAGTACCAGGCCCAGCCCGCCGGCCCAGAAGGCACCCTGGTGGAGATGGACCTGGTGAGGGTGAGGCTGGAGAAGAGCAGCGGGAAGAGCCAGGAGAGAGAGCTGGCTACCCTGGACTGGGCAGAGCGGCAGCCGGCCCGAGGGGGCCTGGCCGAGGTGCTGCTGGCTGCCAGCGACCGCCAGCAGCCCCGAGAGACGCGGGTGATCGCTGTGCTGGGCAAAGCGGGACATGGGAAGAGTCACTGGGCCCGAGCCGTGAGCCGGGCCTGGGCCCACGGCCAGCTGCCCCAGTACGACTTTGTCTTCTGGGTCCCCTGCCACCGTTTGGACCGTCTGGGGACCTCCTACCACCTGCAGGATCTGCTGTCCTCCCTGGGCCCGCAGCCGCTGCCGGTGAACGACGAGGTCCTCAGTTACATCGCAAGGAGGCCCAACCGCATCCTGCTCGTCCTGGATGGCTTCGAGGAGCTGGAAGCCCACGACGGCTCCCTACACAGCACAGGGGGCCCCGGGTCGGCAGAGCCCCGCTCCCTCCGGGGGCTGCTGGCTGGCCTCCTCCAGCGCAAGCTGCTGCGGGGCTGCACCCTGCTGCTCACTGCCTGGCCCCGGGGCCGCCTGGCCCAGAGCCTGAGCAAGGCGGATGCCCTGTTCGAGGTGGCTGGTTTCTCGGCCCAGCAGGCTGAGACCTACGTGAAGCATTACTTTGAGTCGGAGGGGACCGCCGAGTACCAAGAGAGGGCCCTGGCACTCCTGCGGGCCCAGCCGTTCCTCCTGAGCCATAGCCACAGCCCCACCGTGTGCCGGGCCGTGTGTCAGCTCACGGAGGCCCTCCTGCAGCGGGGTGATGAAGCCCAGCTGCCCTCCACGCTCACAGGCCTCTTTGTGGGCCTGCTAGGCCCAGCAGCCCGCGATGGCCCCCCAGGGGCTCTGGCAGGACTGGCCAGGCTGGCCTGGGAGCTGGGCCGTGCGCACCAGAGGGGCCTGAAGGCAGGCTGCTTGCCGTCGGCGGAGGCAAGGGCCTGGGCTGTGGCCCAAGGCTGGTTGCGGCCCACCACAGGGGCCCCGGAGACAGAGCTGGCCTTCTCTAGCTTCCTGCTGCAGTGCTTCCTGGGGGCCATGTGGCTGGCTCTGAGCGGCGAAATCAAGGACAAGGAGCTGCCGCAGTATCTGGCCTTGACCCCGAGGAAGAAGCGGCCCTATGACAACTGGCTGGAGGGCGTGCCGCGCTTCTTGGTCGGACtggtcttccagcctcgcgccagctgcCTGGGGGCCCTGGCAGGGCCGGCGGCTTCCACGTCGGTGGACAGGAAGCAGAAGGTGCTCACGAGGTACCTGAAGCGTCTGCAGCCCGGGACGCTGCAGGCAGGGCGGCTGCTGGAGCTGCTGCACTGTGCCCACGAGGCACTGGACCCCGGGCTCTGGCAGCACGTGCTGCAGGGGCTCCCGGCCCgcctctccttcctgggcacgCGGCTCACACCTCCCGACACCCACGTGCTGGGCAGCGCCCTGGAGGCGGCGGGCCAAGACTTTTCCCTGGACCTCCGCGGCACTGGCGTCGACCCTTCCGGCCTGGGGAGCCTCGTGGGACTCAGCTGTGTCACCCGTTTCAGGTGGGGGCcgggggcaggagagggggctCCTTGGCCTTGGGCGCCTGCAGTGCGTCTAGGTGCTGTGCCCAGTGCTGACTCCATGGGGGGTCTCATTTAGAATGAATGGCAGCCAGATGAGGGCAGACGTGAGTCCAtccttttttttaagatgaggaaGCCGAACCTCAGAGAGGGACAGtagcttgcctgaggtcacacagccagggaaGGACAGCACCATTCTTTCAACCAGAATGTGAAGACCGGCCTTAAGCCAGACACTGGGCCACGTCTAGAATCTAAGAGTGATCTAGGTTTGAGTTCACTTTCTCCTCTCCATGCCTTGGAGATGGAAACCCTATCAAGCCACCAGTTTGTCATGGTGGGATTAAGGCCATAGCCTCCCTCAACCTCCCTGCCTCCATTCTCCTGTTCCACTCCATGTTATATTCCACCATCAGCACAGTCTCCCTAGAAATTGCATCTGATCATATTCCATCCTTGCTTCCAATCTTTCAGAGGCTCCCTCAGGATGAAGTAAAAATTCCTTAAATTAAGGAATCTAAATCCTTCAGTGATCTGTTTGATCATTTAATCACCAGAGAATCTCTTCCACCTTCCCCCTAAGCATAATTTACCCATGCTGTAAAGTCAACAATATTGTCATTCAACTGAGAATTTTCCACTGAGCTTCCTGGTAGCCAAagcaaaaagggaaataaaaccaTTGGGAGAGTTGAGTAAACGGAAGAAGTGATAAGGGCTTGAGTGGTCATGCAAGACTCTCTAGAGGAAGTAGGGGTTGTGTTGAGGAAGGAAAGTATCTGAACAGGTAGGAGGTTCCTTCATGGagctgctccccctcccccattatGGTCTAGCCTGGTCACCGTACCCGGGTCTGAGGCCCTTCCTTCACAGGGCTGCATTGAGTGACACTGTGGAGCTGTGGGAGTCCCTGCAGCAGCGTGGGGAGGCCAAGCTACTCCGGGCGGTGGAGGAGAAGTTCACCATTGAGCCTTTCAAGGCCAAGTCCATGAAAGATGTGGAAGACCTTGGCAACCTCGTGCAGATCCAGAGGTgagggggaggggacatgggAGGTGGTCCAGGCCACACAGGACTTAGTATCATGGGCACTTCCAGTGCCTTCTCTTTTGGGGGAACCTCCCATGCCCCTCTCCATCCCTGGGCAATGACCATCTAGAATCTCTCACTGCGGTCGCCACCCAGGCAGAAACCCCAGGATCTATCACTGTGTCTACTTCCGAACTTGCCATCATGGACTGACTTCTTTCCCAGCTAAATCTAAGGACACACTTTCAGGGACTCCCTCGGTgatctggtggttaggactctgccttctagtgcagggggcataggtttgatccctgaccaagGACCTAAGGCCCCATGTGCTGTGAGGTGCAaccaaatttttcttaaaaaatgaataaatacagcCAAGGGGATATTCTCTCCTGCTAAGTGTGCATCCAGTCACACAAGTGACACCAGGGCCACCTTTCCAGGCAGCCAGGACCAGTGTCCCCGTTTTATAGATGGCAGAGGTCTAAGGCTGAGACGGTGGAGGAGACATGACTGCAGGATAGTGTCAATCCCTCCTTGCTTCATCATGCATtgtttgagcacctactgtgctcTCTCTGGGGTGGATGTGGGTAATGCCTCCTCTAAGGCCCTTTTGTGTGAAACTCACAGTGATGCCTTAACAATATCCTTTTTGgaggttcttttctttttattaaggggacaacagaagccTGAGGAAGGCTCTCCTTCCAGGGAATTCTGGGAACTGGGGCACTAAGACACAGAGGAAGGGGCTCAGTGACGGTACAGTGCCAGCTCTCCACTGACGTTGCCCGTTCTCTCCAGGACAAGAAGCTCCTCTGAAGCAGCAGCTGGGGAGCTCCCTGCTGTCCGAGACTTAAAGAAGCTGGAGTTTGCGTAAGCCGAGGGGTGGATCGTCTCGGGTTCCCATGAGGTTTCTCCTCCAGCGTTATCTGGGCTGGTGCCACCAGAATGCAGATCAGCCCTCAGGATTATTCTTATCCTCTCATCCTCCCCCGTCACTCTGGAAACCAGCTTCCAGCAGCTGGGGCACGGCCAGTCCAGGCTAGTCCTGGAGGGTCTCACAGGTGAAGCTAACTGGCCCGTTTGCTGGTGAAGATGCTCATTCGCATCCACTCATTCAACAGATCTACTCCTCTGGCCAAGGCTGCTGTTCTCAATCAGCTTGCTGTCCAGTGTAAAATTACCACCTGCTGCTGTGATTAGTGGCTGGAAACTCAAGGGCTATGAGAATCAGACTtagggggcttcctggaggaggtgattgAAGCACTGAAGCTAGGCAAAGGAATAGGAATGAACCATGCTGGGTGGAGAAATTGTTATTATCTCCCCATTGTACAGAAGCAAACACTGAGGCCTTAGAGGGTATAAATTgtttgtccaaagtcacaaatGTCAGATCAGCCTGGCTGGATCTTGCTCCGATGCAGGAAAAAGCTAAATTCATAGTTGGACCTTGTTAGGGATTTTAAATCATCTGATGATTATGAAGGAATTATTAAGCACCTACAGTGTACTCAGTGCCTTTTGTATGTAATCTCATTAATTTTAAGAGCTGGGAGATAGTCATtattgcccccattttacagatgaggaaactgaggcctagtgagattaagtaacttgcccagggtccttGATGGGGCACCCACAAGCTGCCTGCTCCTCCTGATCATTGCTCCCCTGGCCCTCCAGAAAAAGCCAAGCATTTCTTCTTTTGAACAGAGAGAGACAAGATGCCAAATTTGtgcagaggttaaaaaaaaaaaaaaagtgttgctgAAAAGAGGAAACATATGAAAACAAGTACCAACGACCCATTCTGGCTTTGAATTATTTTCAGCTTCAAAAGCCCCTAGCTTGAAGTCGGAACTGTGCTCTGGGGAGCAGCAGCCGTGGGGTAGAACACAGTCCAGAACCCGGAGGCTAGCCACCTGCAGGCCAGAAGCCCCGAGAAGttctgaggaaggaagggagggagggagggactaTTTTGGGCGTGTGACTGGCAGCTACCGTGTCCAGTGCCCTGTCGATCTCACCTGCCTATAGATGAGGCCGCTCAGCCACTCAGAGCCCAGCAGGGGCTGTGCTGGTGGACGCGTCTCCCCTTTACCTCTTCAGCCTTGCCTCCTGTCCTCTGCAGCCACGTGTATCCTCTTGATGGTTTTCAACCTCACTAGGTCTGGTCCAACCcctgggcctttgcactggctgtgcCTTCTGCCCAGGACGCTTTTCCCCAGGTGTCTGAATGGCCCATGCCCACACTTTCTTCTGATTTTCAGCAAGAgagatcttttctttaaaaaaaaaaaaactttaaaaattttcatttacttattataTTTGGCTTTCCTAGATCTCAGTTGCAGCCCAAAAGATCTTTGTTGCGTCACGCGGGATTTTTCCTTGCGGTGTATgagctctctagttgtgacacgcAGACTTCGTTtctccatggcgtgtgggatcttagatcccccaccagggactggaCCTCCATCCCCTACACTGCCAGGTgcaggcttaaccactggaccaccacggaaatcCCTGAGAGAGGCCTTTTCTGTCTCCTATATTTGAACATACAGTTCTGCCCTGCTTACACTGGACTTTTCTCTGAATCACTTATAATCTCCCGTACCAGACAGTTTACCAGTTTCTCTGATTATCCGTCTTGCCCCTTGGTATGTTAGCTCCACGAGGGCTTTgacttttgtctgttttgttcacggCGATCTGCGTTGCCAGGTTTGATGGGCCTGGCACCCAACAGGCAAGCAATCAATATTTAGTAAATGAATtccttaatcttttaaaaaaccttCTAAGACTGGGACTCAATTTGAGAAGACTGAGACTCAGAGGTGAAGGGATTTGTCCAAAAGATCCCAGAGAAGctaagtgaaaagtgttagtcactcagtcatctccaactctttgcgaccccatggactgtagcccaccaggctcctctatccatggaattctccaggcaagaatactagagtgggttgccatttccttctccagaggatcttcctgagctgggatggaacccaggtctcctgcattgcaggcacattctttaccatctgagccaccagggaagccagcccaGATTCAAGTCAGATTTCTGATCCCCATCTTGTGACCTTTCATTAAGGCTGATGATGCCCAGACTTTAGGGTTTCAAAGATTGAGAATATTTCAAAGTGAATTTCAGTGACTCTGTGAAGTTACCATCTTTCAATTTATATCAGGTATGTGCATTCAAACAAGTGAAATAACCACTGATGGCaccataattttataaaaaatgaaacattatgATGTCAAAAAAGTTCAAAGGATTTAATTTCAGAATAAAAG harbors:
- the CIITA gene encoding MHC class II transactivator isoform X1, whose amino-acid sequence is MDHFQTILTRVRMLLSSHRPSQVQALLDNLLAEELLSREYHYALLHESDDEALARKISLTLLEKGDPDLALLGWIWSGLQAPTAERDPSYKDPGGSGQCPTMELGPLEGSYLELLNSSADPLQLYHLYDRMDLTAEEEIDLCSEPDTDTINCEQFSRLLCDMEGDEETREAYANIAELDQYVFQDTQLEGLSKDIFIEHIGLEEMTSESVEVLEEAGQKTQKRPFPEELPVDLKHRKLAEPLTMPVVTGTFLVGPVSDSLAQPCPPPSALFNTEPASSQTRLKDLAPPSSSLLSCLSLPSGPIQIIPTLSTLPQGLWPISGTGTGVSSILIYQSEMPPASQTPPASGPAVQSLPKSPDRPGSTSPFAPSAADLPSMPEPALTSRANLTEDEMSPTKCPAAGGASSKLPKWPESVERFYQSLRDKYQAQPAGPEGTLVEMDLVRVRLEKSSGKSQERELATLDWAERQPARGGLAEVLLAASDRQQPRETRVIAVLGKAGHGKSHWARAVSRAWAHGQLPQYDFVFWVPCHRLDRLGTSYHLQDLLSSLGPQPLPVNDEVLSYIARRPNRILLVLDGFEELEAHDGSLHSTGGPGSAEPRSLRGLLAGLLQRKLLRGCTLLLTAWPRGRLAQSLSKADALFEVAGFSAQQAETYVKHYFESEGTAEYQERALALLRAQPFLLSHSHSPTVCRAVCQLTEALLQRGDEAQLPSTLTGLFVGLLGPAARDGPPGALAGLARLAWELGRAHQRGLKAGCLPSAEARAWAVAQGWLRPTTGAPETELAFSSFLLQCFLGAMWLALSGEIKDKELPQYLALTPRKKRPYDNWLEGVPRFLVGLVFQPRASCLGALAGPAASTSVDRKQKVLTRYLKRLQPGTLQAGRLLELLHCAHEALDPGLWQHVLQGLPARLSFLGTRLTPPDTHVLGSALEAAGQDFSLDLRGTGVDPSGLGSLVGLSCVTRFRAALSDTVELWESLQQRGEAKLLRAVEEKFTIEPFKAKSMKDVEDLGNLVQIQRTRSSSEAAAGELPAVRDLKKLEFALGPVLGPQVFPKLVKILEAFTSLQHLDLDSLSENKIGDEGVAQLSATFPQLKALETLNLSQNNITDVGACKLAEALPALAASLLRLSLYNNCICDTGAESLAHVLPDMVSLRVLDVQYNKFTAAGAQQLAAGLRKCPQVKTLAMWTPTIPFGVQEHLQQLDPRIILR
- the CIITA gene encoding MHC class II transactivator isoform X4, which gives rise to MRCLAPRPAGSYLPEPQGSGQCPTMELGPLEGSYLELLNSSADPLQLYHLYDRMDLTAEEEIDLCSEPDTDTINCEQFSRLLCDMEGDEETREAYANIAELDQYVFQDTQLEGLSKDIFIEHIGLEEMTSESVEVLEEAGQKTQKRPFPEELPVDLKHRKLAEPLTMPVVTGTFLVGPVSDSLAQPCPPPSALFNTEPASSQTRLKDLAPPSSSLLSCLSLPSGPIQIIPTLSTLPQGLWPISGTGTGVSSILIYQSEMPPASQTPPASGPAVQSLPKSPDRPGSTSPFAPSAADLPSMPEPALTSRANLTEDEMSPTKCPAAGGASSKLPKWPESVERFYQSLRDKYQAQPAGPEGTLVEMDLVRVRLEKSSGKSQERELATLDWAERQPARGGLAEVLLAASDRQQPRETRVIAVLGKAGHGKSHWARAVSRAWAHGQLPQYDFVFWVPCHRLDRLGTSYHLQDLLSSLGPQPLPVNDEVLSYIARRPNRILLVLDGFEELEAHDGSLHSTGGPGSAEPRSLRGLLAGLLQRKLLRGCTLLLTAWPRGRLAQSLSKADALFEVAGFSAQQAETYVKHYFESEGTAEYQERALALLRAQPFLLSHSHSPTVCRAVCQLTEALLQRGDEAQLPSTLTGLFVGLLGPAARDGPPGALAGLARLAWELGRAHQRGLKAGCLPSAEARAWAVAQGWLRPTTGAPETELAFSSFLLQCFLGAMWLALSGEIKDKELPQYLALTPRKKRPYDNWLEGVPRFLVGLVFQPRASCLGALAGPAASTSVDRKQKVLTRYLKRLQPGTLQAGRLLELLHCAHEALDPGLWQHVLQGLPARLSFLGTRLTPPDTHVLGSALEAAGQDFSLDLRGTGVDPSGLGSLVGLSCVTRFRAALSDTVELWESLQQRGEAKLLRAVEEKFTIEPFKAKSMKDVEDLGNLVQIQRTRSSSEAAAGELPAVRDLKKLEFALGPVLGPQVFPKLVKILEAFTSLQHLDLDSLSENKIGDEGVAQLSATFPQLKALETLNLSQNNITDVGACKLAEALPALAASLLRLSLYNNCICDTGAESLAHVLPDMVSLRVLDVQYNKFTAAGAQQLAAGLRKCPQVKTLAMWTPTIPFGVQEHLQQLDPRIILR